The Lolium rigidum isolate FL_2022 chromosome 1, APGP_CSIRO_Lrig_0.1, whole genome shotgun sequence region AGTTTTCTGGGTTTTTTGGTTAATTCAGTTTCCTAAAAACAACATCCAAATTCAGCAATTCAGTTTAGAAACAAGGTACGAGTTGACAGTTGAATTTTGTTCTCGATTTATATCTATACACCTCGTACCATAGGTGACCAAACTTGGTGTGTCGCGGCATCATATGTTTTTCTTGTGATTGTGCGTTCCTCATGCTGTGATTATGTTTGGAAGTTGAAAACGCTTCAGAATATTTTTTCGTAGGGAGAGGCCCCTTGCAGCAAACTTTCTTTTTGACCGGGTGCAGCAAACTTTCTCAAAGGAGATGCCATAAGTATCCACGGCTGCCTGATAATTTGGCATTGCTGCTGCACCTGAAGACGATTCTAGTTTTTCATGGCGACTCCcatgcttgttttttttttcaatgagATGGGATGTGACTCTAACATGAAATGGTTAGAGAAAAAGTTTGTCTGTGTGAGGTGATGGTTTGTGCTGTGATCATATATTTATAGGAAGCAGGTTTATGAGAGGATCTGCATCTTTTGTTCTCCAACCATCACCATTAGCAAGTTTTCAAGGGACAATACTCTGAACTCCCTTGGTGAGATGTTGCTATTAGTGGTCGCAAGATTCAGTGCGCTGGAAAAAGAAAATCCCTTACATGGTGGAGCATCTTTGCAGGCTTGGTATGTTACTGACCACCACAGCGGGTCGAGTATGTTGACACGGCAGTAAAATGTCATCTGCCCTTCGGAATTTTCTAgatctctcataataaatttacTTGCAAAACATCCACCTTTTGTTATGGAGTAAATTTATTTTGCCAAGATTAgtgtcggagggagtattatattacaggacagagggagtactaacTTAGTTTCCTTATCATGCGCTGGGTTTGCAGATTTTGTGCAATCTGAGTCATTTGGTGTTACGACGTTCAATGATAATATACTACTAGAATGGGGTACATTATTTCGCTCTGCCACCTCGTGATTTGTGCAGTTTTACAAAACAACATTCTTTTGTATTTGCTGATTTTCCTCATGTCCCTTTTTCTGCAAGTGCATGTGATTGACAAAAGACGATGTAACTGTTATCACATCTTTTAGAAAGATGGAGCATCTAATATGAAAATCTGCCTACAATTAATGACTAGGTCAGTGTTTTTATGTTCTTTGAGGCTTCACCTGATACAAGAACTTGCATTTTGCTTAGCTTCTAATTTTACATTATAGGTAGATGTAAATGATGTCAGGACCTTGTGGTCTTCTAGTTGGCTTAATAGTACAACTAGCTCATATACACTAGGTAGACAATAATGGCATATATCTTTGTGTCCGCACAAGTTTTGATCTTGATACCCAGGGTGTCTAAATGCTGTATTTTGTTGAACTTTCATGTAACCCTGGAATGCAACCCTATTGACATTTAATTTCCATACCCACTGCCCAACATCGCTTGGTACTTCAAGATACTTAGCTTTAACACTCATATTAGATTTTCAGTGccaagtataaatatatatgttaCTGTCCTTTCAAATAAGAAAGTAGCTTTTGTACTGTTGTACCACAATAAGGTTGATCAATTACATGGCTTCAGATTCTCTATGTATTTGAACTGCCAGCACAAGTTAAAACATCACTTAAGGCCTCTTTAGGAGTTCTTATGATTGACATCTGTAGTTATGATTGAACCTTTCCAAGCAATGTGGTCCTGGTATATGCCTTCCTGTTCTTAAGTCCTCTTTCTATTTGAGAGGCTCAAATAATACTTTCTTGTTCTAGTTTAGGATGAAATGGGTTGTATTTACGTGTTTAGCATAAATGTATTGTGTTATCAGGTCCAGACATGCGTTATTTAGAATGATATCTGTATGGATGAAATGAGGATATTATAAGGGCTTTGAATCAAGTATATAGCCGGTAGGCGAAGAAATGGTCCATGATCTCCGCGTACCATGAATGACACTAGCTGGCAAATAGCAACCAACAAGGTCATGAGTTTGGTCATGCAGTGTTGGCTATGATGGAGGCAGTGTGATTTAAGTTGAATGTTACTGGGCCAACATACGGTTGTTGCGGTCCTATTGGAGTCCATGGCTCATAGCTGTGACTCAGTGGTTAGATGATTCATGATTGACTACGTACTGCAGAAGTCGGTAACTTAGGATGGTTCGTGAGGCCTATATTAGCTGATGAAGTTCACTTTTTTCGTTTTGAAGAGCTTCAAGCTCACTTCATGGGCTTCTCAGTACTACTACCAAATAGCAACACTGAGTCATGTAGCGGCTAAGAGACCATGCCTGCAGCATTTAGGCTGTGGAATCCGTATAATTCCTACATCAGCAACATCCTTTGTTAACTGTGTATAAAAAGTTGGTTCTGCTTATTGGGTACAGATTTTTTCAACATTAATCCGATTAGGAAGGTTGTTGGTTCACGCTACTTGCTTGACAATTTCATACTGCAAGTTTACCTTGTGGTATGATTATTTTGATAATTTCTAGGACGCCTACAAGATTGCAGAAACCATCGCTCATATGGCAGTTTTGTTTGGCAATTTCATCTCCCCTCATTGTGTTGAAAATGGCTTCTCAGGTGGTATCTCGTGCAAACTGCATACCTATGTACATTGGTAGTCTAAAATAGTAGTGGTAGTAGGCTAGTAGCACATCTTTCTTCAATAGGTAAACTTGATTCTTTCTTTTTCTAATCACAATATGATTATTTTTACATGCACCCATCTGTACATCCACAATAATGTACCCTTGGAAAAATGTTGCACAAAAACTGTGCTCCAAAAGTACAATTGGGAAAAAAGATGGACATAAAAACAGAAAGAATAAGCCGGAGATGTTCACTCTTCAGGTGCTCCACATAGAAAATTGCTGGTTAAGTTCAGTGGGTGCTTGCACCATTCTGCTTGGGTGGCGGCAAGTCATTGTGATGGAATTGAGGAGTGCTCTCTCAACATCTTCGGAGGCCTCTCTCCTAAGCAAACATAGCACATACTCCATCATTGCTGTATCACAAGGCAGTATGATCCTCCCATCACTTGTGAACCCAAACTCTTCCTGAGACATCCTCAGAAGCTCTTCGAAGACTGTCGTGTGGAGGCACGCTAGGGGGATCTCGAAACGCCTCCCATCGGAGGAGTAGACAACGAAGTGGCCCTTGCCTGCAACTGAGCTGCAGGATGGGTGGACACCCTTGTCAGTTGCCGTGGCCCATCTTCGGCCGATTGTACCGATTCCCTGCCACTTCTTGGAAAGTTGAGCTAGTTTCTTGGAGCTCATCATGGTTGCTTGTTTTGATTTTGAAGGAAAGGGAGTTTGAATCTGAGGAAATGATCAGAGACAAATGTTAGATTGTGTGTGGCGATGGTTTGTGCCATGATCATGTATTTATAGGGagcgtgtgtgatgttatggtctgCATCTTCCAAAACTATCACAGATACCAAGTGTTCATTGGACACGGCCATTAATTCCCTTGGTGTGATGTTGTTATCTTTGCTGGCTACATACATAattggtcaccacagttggtcggTCTTTAACACGGGCACACGGAATGCTGGGTCCAGCCCTTTAATCTGCTAGATCTGAGATAATAAATATATGTACTAAACTATTGGCCCTTTATATACTAATAATGTTATTATGCAGTTTTTGCGTGCCTGATTAGTTTTGTATTACTCATGTTCAACCCGGATATCTTAAGATGAGATACAGCACATCATTCTGCCACCTTATGATTTGAAAAAGGAATCTAGAGAAGTTACTCTACTCTATTGCATTTACCGATTTTCCTAGTCTTCCTTTCGCTGCAAGTGCCATGTAATTAACTCGAGATGATTTAACTATCATCACATCTTCTACAAAGTTGAGCATATAATAATAGAATCTGAGCAAACTAGAGGTTCTGTGTTCATATTTAAACTTGTCATCCATCCTTCATCTGATACAAGAGCTAACATTTTGCTTAGATTCTACTATATGCTTGGATGTACTGGAAGTCAGGAACCTTGCGGGGTTGGCCTAACAGTAATACTAGCTTATAAGGTTTCGTATTTTCTAGCACCAGTCAGCGACCCTGATATCTAGGATATTTAATTCCGCTGGATTATGTCAAACATTCCAGTAAATCTGTAAGCATGTAGCCCAATCCTATGTCTATTACCATACTCATGGCCCTGCCACTTCCAGTATTGATCGATTTGAATGCATTGCACTAGTTAGATTCAGAACTCATATATTATAAAGGATAAGTAGCTAGTATTATTGTAGTGCAATAAGGTTTATTGGTTACATGCCTTCAGATCCTATATTGCTATACAGGTCTGAACCATTACGACAAATGGGAGCTGTGTCTTAGGCCTTTTTACTATTTAGAAGGTGTTAAAGGTAATGTAAGCTTAAACCGTCACAAGTAATGTGTAATTGTTGTGCTTAATCATTTGTTCTTGTTGTGAAGCTAAATATGTGCGTTCTTGTTATGGTTTAGGAGGGAATGAATTCATTGTCTGTTTCAGGATAAACACATTGTATTATCAGGTCTAGGATTTTGGTATTTGTAATGCTGTTTTATATCTAGAGTGTGAGATTTATTTGGAGGGCTTTGAATCTAATGCATATCGGGTGGGTGAAAAAATGGTCCATGACTTCTGCCTACTCATGAATGACACTAGTTGGTGAGCAACAAGGCCATAAGTCTGAACATGCAGTGTTCGCTACAATGGAGGCAATATGATTTAAAGTGGATATTACTGGGCCAACACGCAGTTGGTGCATGCACTTATGGTCCTTCTGAGACCCTAGCTGTGACTTGATGGTTAGATGATTGGATACGTGCTGCAGAATTAGGTCACTTAGGATGTTTCGCAGGGGCTTCCATGGCTGATGAagctagtttttttttgttaactTATGAAGCTCACTTCATGTGCTTCTCAGTGGTACTAGCAAATATAAGTACTGAATATTGTGCAGTCTCTAGGAGACATGACTGCAACATGTATGCTCCTGAATTCATAGGAGGCTTACAGAAGCAGCATCTTTTTGACGAACATAGAAGTAGCATCTTTTGTTGTGTATATAAAGAACTGTGTTTGCTGGTTGGTTACATATTTGTACCAACATTAATCTGTTAACGAGGTCTTTCTTAGTTCAAGCAACTTGCTCGACAATTTCATACATCATTTGGTACTGAAATCTGACTTTTCTGATGGCATCTCTTGACACAGTGCAAACTGCATAGTGCATACATATAAGTAATTTGGTAGAATCTGATACAGTACTTACATATAGTGCATAGTAGAtccttttcttttttgctttttcCCTTGGCTATATTTATCACATGGTGTTTTGgattgtgcttttgtttttgtttctggtTTGCTTTTGGTTATGTACCTTTGCACCTTCTCTGCATTTTCATGTAATAAAGAATGACTTGCATTGTGATGCTTTTCAGGAAAAAAGAGTAGTAGAAATTGTTTCAACGGGGTAAGCTTGATTCTTTCTTTTTAAATCACAATGTGATTATTCTTACATGCATCCATCTGCGTCCACGGGACAATTGGAAAAATGTCACACAGAACTGTGCTCCAAAAGTACGTCCGGGAAAAAAAAGATGGAaggtgaaaaaaagaaaaaacaaacgcAGATCTTCACTTTTCAGGAGCTGTGCACAGCAATTTGCTGGTTAAGCCTGCTGGGTAGTTGCATCATTCTGCTTGGGTGGTGGCAAATCATCACTAAGGAGCTGAGGAGTGCCCTCTCAACATCTTCTGAGGCCTCTCTCCTAAGCAAACACATCACATACTCCATCGTTGCTGTATCACAAGGCAGTGTGATCCGCTTATCACTTGTGAACCCAAACTCCTGAGACATTCTCAGGAGCTCCTCGAAGACCGTCGTGTGGAGGCACGCTAAGGGGATCTCAAATCGGCTCCCATCGGAGGAGTAGACAACGAAGTGACCCTTGCCTGCAACAGAGCTGCATGATGGGTGGATATGCTTGTCCGATGTTGTCACCCTTCTTCGCCCGATGGCACCAATACCCTGCCACCTTTTGGAAAGTTGAGCCAGCTTCTTGGAGCTGATCATGGTTGCTTGTTTTGTTTCTCAAGGAGATGGGCTGTGACTCTGATGAATATATcagtctgtgtgtgtgtgtgccgaTAGTGTGTGCCATTATCGTATATTTATAGGGCGCAGATGTAATAGGAGGAGTAGCAAATCGTTAGGGGACAAGGCCATAAACTTCATTGGTGTGATGTTCCTATCTGTGATTGAACCTTGCATGTCTAAATGCACTAGGTTACTGTTTCGATCATGGTGGAGCCATCTTTGCTGCCTTGGTACCTAACTGAGCACCAGAGTGGTTGAGCTTTGATGCAGCCTGCTGTAGTTTACTGAGAATTTTGATTGAAGCAGCATATTGGAGATAATAAATATATTTACTAACTTGCTGCCCCTTTCGTGCATTATCATGCAGCTTTTGTTTGCCCG contains the following coding sequences:
- the LOC124679947 gene encoding auxin-responsive protein SAUR36-like; protein product: MMSSKKLAQLSKKWQGIGTIGRRWATATDKGVHPSCSSVAGKGHFVVYSSDGRRFEIPLACLHTTVFEELLRMSQEEFGFTSDGRIILPCDTAMMEYVLCLLRREASEDVERALLNSITMTCRHPSRMVQAPTELNQQFSMWST
- the LOC124679963 gene encoding auxin-responsive protein SAUR36-like is translated as MISSKKLAQLSKRWQGIGAIGRRRVTTSDKHIHPSCSSVAGKGHFVVYSSDGSRFEIPLACLHTTVFEELLRMSQEFGFTSDKRITLPCDTATMEYVMCLLRREASEDVERALLSSLVMICHHPSRMMQLPSRLNQQIAVHSS